A DNA window from Castanea sativa cultivar Marrone di Chiusa Pesio chromosome 7, ASM4071231v1 contains the following coding sequences:
- the LOC142643558 gene encoding mediator of RNA polymerase II transcription subunit 7a translates to MATATYPPPPPYYRLYKDYLQNPKSAPEPPPPIEGTYVCFGSNYTTDDVLPTLEEQGVRQLYPKGPNIDFKKELRSLNRELQLHILELADVLVERPSQYARRVEEISLIFKNLHHLLNSLRPHQARATLIHILELQIQRRKQAVEDIKRRREEARKLLKESIATLDGN, encoded by the exons ATGGCAACAGCTACGTACCCGCCGCCACCACCGTATTACAGACTATACAAAGATTACTTACAAAACCCAAAGTCAGCTCCTGAGCCTCCCCCTCCTATTGAAGGGACTTACGTTTGCTTTGGAAGCAACTACACT ACTGATGATGTGCTTCCAACCTTGGAAGAACAAGGAGTGCGCCAGCTATACCCAAAGGGACCAAATATCG atTTTAAGAAGGAACTGAGGTCCCTTAATAGAGAGTTGCAGCTGCATATTTTGGAGCTTGCTGATGTTCTTGTTGAGAGACCATCGCAGTATGCAAGGAGAGTGGAGGAAATATCCCTTATATTTAAAAACTTACACCACCTTCTCAATTCATTGCGTCCTCATCAG GCTCGAGCAACGTTAATTCACATTCTAGAACTCCAAATACAACGCCGTAAACAAGCTGTGGAGGATATAAAGAG GAGAAGAGAAGAAGCGCGGAAACTTCTCAAGGAGTCAATTGCAACCTTGGACGGAAACTAG
- the LOC142642532 gene encoding zinc finger CCCH domain-containing protein 16, which produces MQHKKEICRNFQRGSCRFGESCRYIHGTQQQQHQQQPKSVVFGSNQQQNSNPFGFGVQNTSQSRGGTDFASKQNQPKPFQNTWTRSTSTTPSGALRQSDNPPQSANHKCTDPETCKRQIAEDFNNERPLWKLTCYGHSRNLPSEIVGDISYEELRAAAYDDNRRGVSLQSIVERERNLVNSKIVEFDNFLRKPNAVPPNSTLASQSPFSGARPNAFPGTAQNSAPPLVTSFSQLGASQIGGLGIMPSTPSNNAFAQPNAFPNSSQTSSAFGTNNFPYKSEGAFSFQNPTQTPGSSITSNTAGFSNGGNIIGGSNSFFPPAAPAQISISTSNNSPILTNGPNFNTGGPAITNVQLGNNLQMENASGESSIWLKEKWNPGEIPEEAPPDGFVW; this is translated from the exons ATGCAGCATAAGAAAGAAATCTGCAGAAACTTTCAGCGTGGCAG CTGTCGGTTTGGCGAGTCGTGTAGATATATTCATGGgactcaacaacaacaacatcaacaacaaccaaaatctGTTGTCTTTGGTTCAAATCAACAACAAAACTCGAACCCTTTTGGTTTTGGTGTCCAGAACACTTCTCAGTCAAGAGGGGGCACAGATTTTGCATCCAAACAGAACCAACCCAAG CCATTTCAAAACACGTGGACTCGTTCCACCTCCACAACTCCCAGTGGTGCATTGCGGCAATCTGATAATCCACCTCAATCTGCAAATCATAA GTGCACAGACCCTGAGACTTGCAAGCGCCAAATTGCTGAAGATTTTAATAATGAAAGACCACTTTGGAAGCTCACATGCTATGGTCATTCCAGAAA TTTGCCTAGTGAAATTGTTGGTGATATTAGTTATGAAGAGTTGCGGGCAGCAGCATACGATGATAATAGGCGTGGAGTGAGCTTGCAGTCAATA gttgagagagagaggaatttaGTCAATTCCAAGATAGTTGAGTTTGATAATTTCCTTCGTAAGCCAAATGCAGTTCCACCAAACTCTACTCTTGCCAGCCAAAGCCCATTTTCTGGGGCCAGACCAAATGCATTCCCAGGAACTGCTCAAAATAGTGCCCCTCCATTGGTCACAAGTTTTAGTCAACTAGGTGCTTCGCAAATTGGGGGTCTTGGAATAAT GCCCTCTACGCCATCTAACAATGCTTTTGCACAACCAAATGCCTTCCCAAATTCCAGTCAGACATCAAGTGCATTTGGGACAAACAATTTTCCATATAAAAGTGAAG GTGCATTTAGCTTCCAAAATCCTACCCAGACACCTGGAAGTTCCATTACATCCAACACAGCAGGCTTCAGCAATGGTGGTAACATAATTGGTGGAAGTAACTCATTTTTCCCTCCGGCAGCACCTGCACAAATATCCATTTCAACTAGTAACAACTCACCCATCCTTACAAATGGGCCCAACTTTAATACAGGTGGACCAGCAATCACAAATGTTCAATTGGG AAATAACTTGCAAATGGAGAATGCTTCTGGGGAGTCAAGTATTTGGTTAAAAGAGAAATGGAATCCCGGAGAG ATTCCAGAAGAAGCACCTCCAGATGGATTTGTTTGGTAA
- the LOC142643557 gene encoding uncharacterized protein LOC142643557 — translation MASRPRGRPRKKDTRLAAALDAMRPYGFPQDLVEVTVGELLNVYGGNEGWVFIEDSSYSVLVETLLEKTNSPQDQEDDSPQHDPGDADDRESSAVGPSKPTCSNSGATDAMLLTNQALDSASQPNEAPDTAHESHGMRYLPPAANSGGAEAPGDSLAQSPPPNADDMRYLPPPAAASSGGAETFGNSLAQSPPHITDGLIFLPPPPPASSGGAETLGNSLGQSPPRIADGMRYLPRPPAARSGRAENLGNSLGQSPPRIADGMCYLPRPPAARAGGAENLGNSLGQSPSRIADGMRYLPRPPAARAGGAENLGNSLGQSPSRIADGMRYLPRPPASNSGRAETLGNSLVQSPPHIADGMRYLARPLQANSGVAETLGKNLAQPPPHIAGSMHYLPPPLAASSGGAATIGKSFAQSPPHVNQSPLPDIRPTRRRRPYHGWISNDEEIDLVQLTPAPLPEGIAKLLKELDK, via the exons ATGGCTTCAAGACCAAGAGGTCGTCCAAGAAAG AAAGATACTCGTCTGGCTGCAGCCCTTGACGCCATGCGCCCCTATGGATTTCCTCAGGATTTGGTCGAAGTCACCGTAGGGGAGCTACTCAAT GTTTATGGTGGAAATGAAGGATGGGTCTTTATTGAAGACTCTTCTTACTCTGTCCTTGTTGAAACATTACTTGAAAAAACAAATTCTCCACAAGATCAGGAG GATGATTCTCCTCAACATGATCCGGGAGATGCAGATGATCGAGAATCTTCAGCTGTTGGGCCATCCAAACCTACTTGCTCCAACTCAGGGGCCACAGATGCTATGTTGCTAACTAACCAGGCTTTGGACTCAGCCTCACAGCCTAATGAGGCTCCAGACACTGCACATGAATCTC ATGGTATGCGTTATCTCCCACCGGCAGCAAATTCTGGTGGTGCTGAAGCTCCTGGGGATAGTCTTGCCCAGTCACCTCCACCTAATGCGGATGATATGCGTTATCTCCCACCACCAGCAGCAGCAAGTTCTGGTGGTGCTGAAACTTTTGGGAACAGTCTTGCCCAGTCACCTCCACATATTACAGATGGTTTGATTTTtctcccaccaccaccaccagcaagTTCTGGTGGTGCTGAAACTCTTGGGAACAGTCTCGGCCAATCACCTCCACGTATTGCAGATGGTATGCGTTATCTCCCACGGCCACCGGCAGCAAGATCTGGTAGGGCTGAAAATCTTGGGAACAGTCTTGGCCAATCACCTCCACGTATTGCAGATGGTATGTGTTATCTCCCACGGCCACCAGCAGCAAGAGCTGGTGGGGCTGAAAATCTTGGGAACAGTCTTGGCCAATCACCTTCACGTATTGCAGATGGTATGCGTTATCTCCCACGGCCACCAGCAGCAAGAGCTGGTGGGGCTGAAAATCTTGGGAACAGTCTTGGCCAATCACCTTCACGTATTGCAGATGGTATGCGTTATCTCCCACGGCCACCGGCATCAAATTCTGGTAGGGCTGAAACTCTTGGGAACAGTCTTGTCCAATCACCTCCACATATTGCAGATGGTATGCGCTATCTCGCACGGCCACTGCAAGCAAATTCTGGTGTTGCTGAAACTCTTGGGAAAAATCTTGCCCAGCCACCTCCACATATTGCAGGTAGTATGCATTATCTCCCACCACCACTGGCAGCAAGTTCTGGTGGTGCTGCAACAATTGGGAAAAGTTTTGCTCAGTCACCTCCACATGTGAACCAATCCCCACTACCAGATATTCGTCCTACCCGAAGGAGGCGACCTTACCATGGCTGGATTAGCAATGATGAGGAAATCGATCTAGTGCAACTGACACCAGCTCCATTGCCAGAGGGAATAGCGAAGTTGCTTAAGGAGCTAGATAAGTAG